A part of Streptomyces sp. DSM 40750 genomic DNA contains:
- a CDS encoding glycoside hydrolase family 3 N-terminal domain-containing protein: MRNRRTSLLVSAALLSGLIPLSFAPTATAAAPAKVATDATTYPVAEGGTAHVRVTVTGRVDRPVTVAYRTTADSDHTPVDATLTFPAGTPSGTSRTIAVRTLSDGVAETAETIPVQLTVTGAEAPARTPSVVIGAHGLPYLNPGLPVRKRVADLLSRMTLEEKAGQMTQAERGALTTPDDITAYGLGSVLSGGGSTPAQNTPEAWAEMIDGFQLRALSTRLQIPLIYGVDAVHGHNNLAGATITPHNIGLGATRDPEVAARMGKLTADETRATGVPWDFAPCLCVTRDDRWGRAYESFGEDPALVKSMETVIQGLQGARDGRDLDRSDKVLATAKHFVGDGGTAYGSSTTGTYTIDQGITKVTRRELEAVHLSPYQEAVDRGVGSVMPSFSSLDILGDGKGAVRMHARADMINGVLKDRMGFDGFVVSDWQAIDQIPGDYASDVRTSVNAGLDMIMVPYAYGDFHRTLVAEVRAGRVSERRVDDAVSRILTQKFRLGLFEKPYADTGGIPDIGSAKHRAAAREAVAKSQVLLKNKGGVLPLKKSQKVYVAGSNADDIGNQSGGWTITWQGSSGDITEGTTVLEGIRKVGGDRVTYSKDASAPTPGHDVGVVVVGETPYAEGVGDVGNGHDLELSAADKAAVDKVCGAMKCAVLIVSGRPQLIGDRLGDMDALVASWLPGSEGDGVADVLYGKRPFTGRLPVTWPRSEAQLPINVGDASYDPQFPYGWGLTTATAPERGAHAAVLKARQLVQWKVGQDVRMTEAVAKPFAEADHLLLTGRYAQALAKLGEASRAA, from the coding sequence ATGCGGAACCGGAGAACGTCGTTGCTCGTCTCGGCCGCCCTGCTGTCCGGCCTGATCCCGCTGTCGTTCGCCCCCACGGCGACGGCGGCCGCACCCGCGAAGGTGGCCACTGACGCCACCACGTACCCCGTGGCCGAAGGCGGCACGGCCCACGTCCGCGTCACCGTCACCGGCAGGGTCGACAGACCCGTCACCGTGGCGTACCGGACGACCGCCGACTCCGACCACACCCCGGTCGACGCCACCCTGACCTTCCCGGCGGGCACCCCCTCCGGAACCTCCCGCACCATCGCCGTACGCACCCTGTCCGACGGCGTCGCGGAGACGGCGGAGACGATCCCCGTCCAGCTCACCGTCACCGGAGCCGAGGCCCCCGCCCGGACCCCGTCCGTCGTCATCGGCGCCCACGGCCTGCCCTATCTGAACCCCGGGCTGCCGGTGAGGAAGCGCGTCGCCGACCTCCTCTCCCGGATGACCCTGGAGGAGAAGGCCGGCCAGATGACCCAGGCCGAGCGCGGCGCCCTGACCACCCCCGACGACATCACGGCGTACGGCCTCGGCTCGGTCCTCTCCGGCGGCGGCTCCACCCCGGCGCAGAACACACCCGAGGCCTGGGCCGAGATGATCGACGGCTTCCAACTACGGGCACTGTCCACGCGGCTGCAGATCCCCCTGATCTACGGGGTGGACGCGGTCCACGGCCACAACAACCTCGCCGGCGCCACGATCACCCCGCACAACATCGGCCTGGGTGCGACCAGGGACCCTGAAGTCGCAGCGCGCATGGGCAAGTTGACGGCGGACGAGACCCGGGCCACCGGCGTCCCGTGGGACTTCGCCCCCTGCCTGTGCGTGACGCGCGACGACCGCTGGGGCCGCGCCTACGAGTCGTTCGGCGAGGACCCGGCGCTCGTGAAGTCCATGGAGACGGTCATCCAGGGCCTCCAGGGCGCCCGCGACGGACGGGACCTGGACCGCTCCGACAAGGTCCTCGCCACCGCCAAGCACTTCGTCGGCGACGGCGGCACCGCGTACGGCTCGTCCACGACCGGCACGTACACGATCGACCAGGGAATCACCAAGGTCACCCGCCGGGAACTGGAGGCGGTTCACCTCTCGCCGTACCAGGAGGCCGTGGACCGGGGCGTCGGCTCGGTCATGCCGTCCTTCTCGTCCCTCGACATCCTCGGCGACGGCAAGGGCGCGGTGAGGATGCACGCCCGCGCCGACATGATCAACGGCGTCCTCAAGGACCGCATGGGCTTCGACGGCTTCGTCGTCAGCGACTGGCAGGCCATCGACCAGATCCCCGGCGACTACGCCTCCGACGTCCGTACGTCCGTCAACGCCGGCCTCGACATGATCATGGTCCCGTACGCGTACGGCGACTTCCACCGGACCCTCGTCGCCGAGGTGAGGGCGGGCCGCGTCAGCGAACGCCGCGTCGACGACGCCGTCTCCCGCATCCTCACCCAGAAGTTCCGACTGGGCCTCTTCGAGAAGCCGTACGCCGACACCGGTGGCATCCCCGACATCGGCTCGGCGAAGCACCGCGCGGCGGCCCGCGAGGCGGTCGCGAAGTCGCAGGTCCTGCTGAAGAACAAGGGCGGCGTGCTGCCGCTGAAGAAGTCCCAGAAGGTGTACGTGGCGGGCTCGAACGCCGACGACATCGGCAACCAGTCCGGCGGCTGGACGATCACCTGGCAGGGCTCGTCCGGCGACATCACCGAGGGCACGACCGTCCTGGAGGGCATTCGAAAGGTCGGCGGCGACCGCGTGACGTACTCCAAGGACGCCTCCGCCCCGACCCCGGGGCACGACGTCGGCGTGGTCGTCGTCGGCGAGACCCCGTACGCCGAGGGCGTCGGCGACGTCGGCAACGGCCACGACCTGGAGCTGAGCGCCGCCGACAAGGCCGCCGTGGACAAGGTCTGCGGTGCCATGAAGTGCGCGGTGCTGATCGTCTCCGGGCGCCCCCAGCTCATCGGCGACCGGCTCGGCGACATGGACGCGCTCGTCGCCTCCTGGCTCCCCGGCTCCGAGGGCGACGGCGTCGCGGACGTCCTCTACGGCAAGCGGCCCTTCACCGGACGGCTCCCCGTCACCTGGCCGAGGTCGGAGGCACAGCTGCCGATCAACGTCGGCGACGCGTCGTACGACCCGCAGTTCCCGTACGGCTGGGGCCTGACGACGGCGACGGCACCGGAGCGCGGGGCGCACGCCGCGGTGCTCAAGGCGCGGCAGCTGGTGCAGTGGAAGGTGGGCCAGGACGTCCGTATGACGGAGGCGGTCGCGAAGCCCTTCGCGGAGGCCGACCACCTGCTGCTCACGGGCCGCTACGCGCAGGCGCTGGCGAAGCTGGGGGAGGCGTCCCGGGCGGCGTGA
- a CDS encoding DUF397 domain-containing protein, which produces MNSAAPQHNRSDDLAWFRSSYSGSQGGDCVEVATAPSAVHIRDSKIPTGNVLTVSPATWSVFLERVTG; this is translated from the coding sequence ATGAACAGCGCGGCACCGCAGCACAATCGCTCGGACGACCTTGCGTGGTTCAGGTCCAGCTACAGCGGCAGCCAGGGCGGCGACTGCGTCGAAGTAGCCACCGCCCCCTCCGCCGTCCACATCCGCGACTCCAAGATCCCCACGGGCAACGTCCTCACCGTCTCCCCCGCCACCTGGAGCGTCTTCCTTGAGCGCGTCACCGGCTGA
- a CDS encoding YceI family protein: MGIFGRSNTTTETATASATGSAVNPELAALTGDYTIDPSHTTIGFVARHAMVTNVKGGFLDFSGSLHLDGSDPSRSTASIDVTMESIDTGNADRDGHLKSADFFKTEEFPTMTFRSTKAEALGGDDYRITGDLSILGTTKPLTIDLEFNGAAKDPFGNERVGFEGKAEILRSEWGLTWNAALETGGVLVSDKIKLSFDISAIRNAG, from the coding sequence ATGGGCATCTTCGGCCGCAGCAACACCACCACCGAGACCGCCACCGCCTCGGCGACCGGCTCCGCGGTGAACCCCGAGCTCGCCGCGCTGACCGGCGACTACACGATCGACCCGTCCCACACCACGATCGGCTTCGTCGCCCGCCACGCCATGGTCACCAACGTCAAGGGCGGCTTCCTCGACTTCTCCGGCAGCCTGCACCTGGACGGCTCGGACCCCTCGCGGTCCACCGCCTCCATCGACGTCACGATGGAGAGCATCGACACCGGCAACGCCGACCGTGACGGCCATCTGAAGAGCGCGGACTTCTTCAAGACGGAGGAGTTCCCGACGATGACCTTCCGCTCGACCAAGGCGGAGGCCCTGGGCGGCGACGACTACCGCATCACCGGCGACCTCTCCATCCTCGGCACGACCAAGCCGCTCACCATCGACCTGGAGTTCAACGGCGCCGCCAAGGACCCGTTCGGCAACGAGCGCGTCGGCTTCGAGGGCAAGGCGGAGATCCTGCGCTCCGAGTGGGGCCTGACGTGGAACGCGGCGCTGGAGACGGGTGGCGTGCTGGTGTCGGACAAGATCAAGCTGAGCTTCGACATCTCGGCGATCCGGAACGCGGGTTGA
- a CDS encoding ATP-binding protein — protein sequence MNAQPQLLHTREAFYRRDRRSVHLAREFTREALADWTAVIRTDDVLLCVSELATNALLHGVPPGRGFRLHLALDSAGVLRIEVHDSGPGEIHAPEPSPEPSPEAEGGRGLLLVAALADKWGVGERDPGKIVWCEFEVRG from the coding sequence ATGAACGCACAACCTCAACTCCTCCACACCCGCGAGGCCTTCTACCGCCGAGACCGCCGCTCGGTACACCTGGCCCGCGAGTTCACCCGCGAGGCCCTGGCCGACTGGACGGCAGTCATCCGCACCGACGACGTACTGCTCTGCGTAAGCGAACTGGCCACGAACGCGTTGCTCCACGGCGTACCGCCCGGCCGAGGCTTCCGTCTGCACCTGGCTCTGGACTCCGCAGGGGTGTTGCGGATCGAGGTCCACGACAGCGGCCCGGGCGAGATCCACGCACCGGAGCCGTCGCCGGAGCCGTCGCCGGAGGCGGAGGGCGGCCGGGGGCTGCTGCTCGTGGCGGCGCTGGCGGACAAGTGGGGGGTGGGGGAGCGGGACCCGGGGAAGATCGTGTGGTGCGAGTTCGAGGTGCGCGGGTGA
- a CDS encoding aminoglycoside phosphotransferase family protein codes for MIDITAALVRTLISDQFPEWSDLPVGPVDRQGWDNRTFRLGEQLTVRLPSAEGYVAAVAKEDRCLPHLAEHLSLPVPEPVAVGRPAAGYPFPWSVRRWLPGDTVEASTDIDRTQLARDLGDFLTELRKAPAHQGPAAGRHSYFRGCHPSVYGDEVESALDRLKDVVDVGACQEIWASALTSAWPLPPTWFHGDVSVGNLLATGGALSAVIDFGSSGVGDPACDLVIAWNHFVGEERKVFREAVGLPEDAWRRARGWALWKALVSMAGLSSPDPEGTQSRVLVQVLEDPVI; via the coding sequence GTGATCGACATCACCGCCGCACTCGTACGCACCCTGATCTCCGACCAGTTCCCGGAGTGGAGCGACCTCCCGGTCGGACCGGTCGACCGCCAGGGCTGGGACAACCGCACCTTCCGGCTCGGCGAGCAGCTGACCGTGCGTCTCCCGAGCGCGGAGGGCTACGTGGCCGCCGTGGCGAAGGAGGACCGGTGTCTGCCCCACCTGGCCGAACATCTGTCGTTGCCCGTACCGGAACCGGTCGCTGTCGGGCGTCCGGCGGCGGGCTATCCGTTCCCGTGGTCGGTGCGGAGATGGCTTCCGGGGGACACGGTCGAGGCCTCGACGGACATCGACCGGACACAACTGGCCCGCGATCTCGGGGACTTCCTGACCGAACTGCGCAAGGCTCCGGCCCACCAGGGCCCGGCCGCCGGGCGGCACTCGTACTTTCGTGGCTGCCACCCCAGCGTCTACGGCGATGAGGTCGAGAGCGCCCTCGACAGGCTGAAGGATGTCGTCGATGTCGGTGCGTGCCAGGAAATCTGGGCGAGCGCGCTGACGTCTGCCTGGCCACTGCCACCCACGTGGTTCCACGGTGACGTCTCGGTCGGCAATCTCCTCGCCACCGGCGGAGCGCTCTCCGCCGTCATCGACTTCGGCTCGTCCGGCGTCGGCGACCCCGCCTGCGACCTCGTCATCGCCTGGAACCACTTCGTCGGCGAGGAACGGAAGGTGTTTCGGGAGGCGGTCGGTCTGCCCGAGGACGCCTGGCGGCGAGCGCGCGGATGGGCGCTCTGGAAGGCGCTGGTGAGCATGGCGGGTCTGTCCAGCCCTGACCCCGAAGGTACCCAGAGCCGGGTGCTGGTCCAGGTGCTGGAGGACCCGGTTATATAG
- a CDS encoding YdeI/OmpD-associated family protein has translation MSTPEDGTETRAFQDADHLDAWLSARPAPHPGLWVKVGKKGSGVRSVSAGDVNDVALCHGWITGNRRRLDETYFLQRITPRRPGSDWSMVNVRRVEELNATGRMRAGGLAEVAAAKADGRWAAAYESQREATVPEDLATALEHSPRARRSFERLGKTDRYLVILGLLKARTPQTRAARLKVALATLETDETDDQPSHRSP, from the coding sequence ATGAGCACTCCCGAGGACGGCACCGAGACCCGAGCCTTCCAGGACGCCGACCACCTCGACGCCTGGCTCTCCGCACGCCCCGCTCCACACCCCGGCCTCTGGGTGAAGGTCGGCAAGAAGGGATCCGGAGTACGTTCGGTCAGCGCCGGTGACGTCAACGACGTCGCCCTCTGCCACGGCTGGATCACCGGCAACCGGAGGCGACTCGACGAGACGTACTTCCTGCAGCGGATCACCCCGCGCAGGCCGGGCAGCGACTGGTCGATGGTGAACGTGCGTCGGGTGGAGGAGCTGAACGCCACCGGGCGGATGCGGGCCGGAGGGCTCGCCGAGGTCGCGGCTGCCAAGGCGGACGGGCGGTGGGCTGCGGCGTACGAGTCGCAGCGGGAGGCCACCGTGCCGGAGGATTTGGCGACGGCCCTCGAACACAGCCCTCGCGCCCGGCGAAGCTTCGAGCGGCTCGGGAAGACGGACCGGTACCTCGTCATCCTGGGGCTCTTGAAGGCCCGGACGCCACAGACACGAGCCGCACGGCTCAAGGTGGCGTTGGCCACGTTGGAGACGGACGAGACGGACGACCAGCCGAGCCACCGATCACCGTGA
- a CDS encoding polysaccharide lyase 8 family protein — translation MSMTSTRRTFLLLAAALAAATPTAYAADEYDALRRRWLTIALGTGYDPAAEPYASRLRETGDLARAFRAAMAPTAGSLWPEHPFDPPAGITQSYSRLWTMVQAYAQPGTGSTGDAALLADILRGLDHLSARVYNPSTTRYGNWWEWQIGSPRLLTDIVAVLNDELTPARRAAACAAIDHFIPDSMLREYTGTSTGANRVDLCRSVALRGILGRAPEKIALARDALSPVFPYVTQGDGLYADGSFVQHTWVAYSGTYGQVMLDGLGRLFALLAGSGWEVTDPNRRIVLDSVERAYAPLIHDGLVMDSVNGRAISRGYLKSDDRHIMRSDHFHGQGIIAAIALLALGAGAAQRERWHGRIKGWIERDTVTPILTAAQFGVADLARLHAVAASPVTAAPDPVGHRLFAAMDRAVHRRPGFVVNIAMASDRIAYYECGNGENPRGWHTGAGTTLWWAEGRGDQYTNWFWPTVDWYRLPGTTVSTKRLADREGGEWGAPKPAVRWVGGITDGEYAAIGQHLKGLGSTLQARKSWFCVADAVICLGAGISCADGVPVETVVDNRCLGEAESGAPQTFVRGRRWAHLEGHGGWVLPTDPPGGAVRTLREDRTGAWSDINTTSTAERRTRRWQTLWLDHGTDPVNATYVYLLMPGASRPAVAARAADRRWLSVLANDSACQAVHVPALGLTAANFWQAGTAGPLTASAGASVLVRRRGRTATLCVSEPPRTGEPIEITWRGPVRAVVRADESVEVLQATGDRLRVRVAAGTACATHGCELVLS, via the coding sequence ATGAGCATGACCTCGACCCGCCGTACGTTCCTGCTCCTCGCCGCGGCCCTGGCGGCGGCCACCCCCACCGCGTACGCCGCCGACGAGTACGACGCCCTTCGCCGCCGCTGGCTGACCATCGCGCTCGGCACCGGCTACGATCCCGCCGCCGAGCCCTACGCGAGCCGCCTCCGCGAGACCGGGGACCTCGCCCGCGCGTTCCGGGCCGCCATGGCGCCCACCGCCGGCTCCCTCTGGCCGGAGCACCCCTTCGACCCGCCCGCCGGGATCACGCAGAGCTACAGCAGGCTGTGGACGATGGTCCAGGCGTACGCGCAGCCGGGTACCGGCTCGACGGGCGACGCCGCCCTCCTCGCGGACATCCTGCGCGGCCTCGACCACCTCTCCGCGAGGGTCTACAACCCCTCCACCACCCGCTACGGCAACTGGTGGGAGTGGCAGATCGGCAGCCCCCGCCTCCTGACGGACATCGTCGCCGTCCTGAACGACGAGCTGACGCCCGCTCGGCGGGCCGCCGCCTGCGCGGCGATCGACCACTTCATCCCCGACTCTATGCTCCGCGAGTACACCGGCACCTCCACCGGCGCCAACCGCGTCGACCTCTGCCGCTCCGTCGCCCTGCGCGGCATCCTCGGCCGCGCCCCTGAGAAGATCGCCCTCGCCCGCGACGCCCTCTCGCCCGTCTTCCCCTACGTCACCCAGGGGGACGGGCTGTACGCCGACGGCTCGTTCGTGCAGCACACCTGGGTCGCCTATTCGGGGACGTACGGGCAGGTCATGCTCGACGGGCTGGGGCGCCTCTTCGCGCTGCTGGCCGGGTCCGGTTGGGAGGTGACCGACCCGAACCGGCGGATCGTCCTGGACAGCGTCGAGCGGGCGTACGCGCCGCTCATCCACGACGGACTGGTCATGGACAGCGTCAACGGACGTGCCATCAGCCGCGGTTACCTGAAGAGCGACGACCGGCACATCATGCGGAGCGACCACTTCCACGGGCAGGGAATCATCGCCGCGATCGCCCTGCTCGCTCTCGGCGCCGGCGCGGCCCAGCGCGAGCGGTGGCACGGCCGGATCAAGGGGTGGATCGAACGCGACACGGTGACGCCCATCCTCACCGCGGCCCAGTTCGGCGTCGCGGACCTGGCCCGGCTGCACGCCGTCGCGGCCTCCCCGGTCACCGCCGCGCCCGATCCCGTGGGCCACCGCCTCTTCGCCGCCATGGACCGGGCCGTCCACCGCCGCCCGGGCTTCGTGGTGAACATCGCCATGGCCTCCGACCGCATCGCGTACTACGAGTGCGGCAACGGCGAGAACCCGCGCGGCTGGCACACCGGCGCCGGGACGACCCTGTGGTGGGCCGAGGGGCGCGGCGACCAGTACACGAACTGGTTCTGGCCGACCGTCGACTGGTACCGGCTCCCCGGCACGACCGTCTCCACCAAACGGCTCGCCGACAGGGAGGGCGGCGAATGGGGTGCGCCGAAGCCCGCCGTACGGTGGGTCGGCGGGATCACGGACGGTGAGTACGCGGCGATCGGCCAGCACCTCAAGGGACTCGGCTCCACCCTCCAGGCCCGCAAGTCGTGGTTCTGCGTCGCGGACGCCGTCATCTGCCTGGGCGCGGGGATCAGCTGCGCGGACGGGGTGCCGGTGGAGACGGTGGTCGACAACCGGTGCCTGGGGGAGGCCGAGAGCGGCGCGCCGCAGACCTTCGTACGAGGCCGGCGCTGGGCCCACCTCGAAGGCCACGGCGGCTGGGTCCTCCCGACCGACCCTCCGGGCGGAGCCGTGCGCACACTCCGCGAGGACCGCACCGGCGCATGGTCCGACATCAACACCACCAGCACGGCCGAACGCCGCACCCGGCGCTGGCAGACCCTCTGGTTGGACCATGGCACCGATCCGGTGAACGCCACCTACGTCTATCTGCTCATGCCAGGGGCGTCCCGTCCTGCCGTCGCGGCCCGGGCCGCCGACCGGCGCTGGTTGTCGGTCCTCGCCAACGACAGCGCGTGCCAGGCCGTCCATGTCCCCGCGCTCGGCCTGACGGCGGCCAACTTCTGGCAGGCCGGCACGGCGGGCCCGCTGACCGCCTCCGCCGGGGCGAGCGTGCTGGTCCGCCGCCGGGGCCGGACCGCTACCCTCTGCGTGAGCGAACCGCCGCGCACGGGCGAGCCGATCGAGATCACTTGGCGCGGACCGGTCCGCGCGGTGGTCCGGGCGGACGAGTCGGTCGAGGTGCTTCAGGCCACGGGCGACCGGCTGCGGGTCCGGGTGGCTGCCGGGACGGCCTGCGCGACCCATGGGTGTGAGCTGGTTCTCAGCTGA
- a CDS encoding helix-turn-helix domain-containing protein has translation MHVVRKPKKVGSWHAVGAVLAHCRKQARFTQEQFAELASIHVDTVGSIEQGRLALQPDRAEQFDELLGTGGVLAVLVAKLPVRERIVQFAQGLVDHEQEAVCVLSYQSLVVPGLLQTRDYCRAVFDYRYPAIGSETAEQWVNARMERQLIWQRDRPPVGHFVLEESILRREVGGPEVMREQIRQILEYTKPVHMSFQIMPANRTPHACLDGPMVLLETPEHERLVYLEAQRASFLVDDPDEVSDYHLQYGMLRSQALSPDESVRLLNGLLGES, from the coding sequence ATGCACGTGGTAAGGAAGCCCAAGAAGGTTGGTTCGTGGCATGCGGTGGGGGCGGTGCTGGCGCACTGCAGGAAGCAGGCGCGTTTCACGCAGGAACAGTTCGCCGAACTGGCGAGCATTCACGTGGACACGGTGGGGTCCATCGAGCAGGGCAGGCTGGCACTACAGCCGGATCGGGCGGAGCAGTTCGATGAACTGCTGGGGACGGGTGGGGTGTTGGCCGTGCTGGTGGCCAAGTTGCCTGTGCGGGAGCGGATCGTTCAGTTCGCGCAGGGGCTGGTCGATCATGAGCAGGAGGCCGTCTGCGTTCTCTCGTACCAGAGCCTTGTGGTTCCCGGGCTTCTTCAGACCAGGGACTACTGTCGCGCCGTCTTCGACTACCGGTATCCGGCGATCGGGAGCGAGACCGCCGAGCAGTGGGTGAATGCCCGCATGGAACGACAGTTGATCTGGCAGCGGGACCGACCACCCGTGGGTCACTTCGTTCTCGAAGAGAGCATCCTGCGGCGGGAGGTCGGAGGCCCGGAAGTGATGCGGGAGCAGATCCGGCAGATCCTCGAGTACACCAAGCCCGTTCACATGAGTTTTCAGATCATGCCTGCGAACCGAACGCCGCACGCCTGCCTCGATGGCCCCATGGTCCTGCTGGAGACGCCCGAACACGAGCGTCTGGTCTACCTGGAGGCGCAGCGCGCCAGCTTCCTCGTCGACGATCCCGATGAGGTCAGCGACTATCACCTCCAGTATGGAATGCTGCGGTCACAGGCCCTCTCACCCGACGAGAGCGTGCGCCTCTTGAACGGACTGCTAGGAGAGTCATGA
- a CDS encoding serine protease: MKRLITALKRCAAIGAAALAIASLQPVSAAQAAPAPVVGGTRAAQGEFPFMVRLSMGCGGALYTQQIVLTAAHCVGATGNNTSYTATAGVVDLQNTSGRVQVRSTKVYRAPGYNGDGKDWALIKLASPINLPTLKIATTTAYNTGTFTVAGWGAATEGGAQQRYLLKATVPFVSDATCRSYSGYSGLIAGEEICAGLTAGGVDTCQGDSGGPMFRRDNANEWVQVGIVSWGIGCARPNAPGVYTEVSTFASQIATAAATL, translated from the coding sequence TTGAAGAGACTCATCACCGCCCTGAAGAGATGCGCTGCGATCGGCGCCGCCGCTCTCGCGATCGCCAGCCTTCAGCCCGTGTCGGCCGCGCAGGCCGCCCCGGCTCCCGTCGTCGGTGGTACCCGCGCCGCGCAGGGCGAGTTCCCGTTCATGGTCCGGTTGTCGATGGGCTGTGGCGGCGCGCTGTACACGCAGCAGATCGTGCTCACGGCCGCGCACTGTGTGGGCGCGACCGGCAACAACACCAGCTACACGGCCACGGCCGGTGTCGTGGACCTCCAGAACACCAGCGGCCGGGTCCAGGTCCGCTCGACCAAGGTGTACCGGGCCCCCGGCTACAACGGCGACGGCAAGGACTGGGCGCTCATCAAGCTGGCCTCGCCCATCAACCTGCCGACGCTGAAGATCGCCACGACCACGGCGTACAACACCGGCACCTTCACGGTCGCCGGCTGGGGCGCGGCCACCGAGGGCGGCGCGCAGCAGCGGTATCTGCTCAAGGCGACCGTGCCGTTCGTGAGCGACGCGACGTGTCGTTCCTACAGCGGCTACAGCGGGCTCATCGCCGGCGAGGAGATCTGCGCCGGGCTCACGGCGGGAGGCGTCGACACCTGCCAGGGCGACTCCGGCGGTCCGATGTTCCGCCGGGACAACGCCAACGAGTGGGTCCAGGTCGGTATCGTCAGCTGGGGCATAGGCTGCGCCCGGCCCAACGCCCCCGGTGTCTACACCGAGGTCTCCACCTTCGCGTCGCAGATCGCGACTGCCGCGGCCACTCTCTGA
- a CDS encoding acyl-CoA carboxylase subunit beta, with the protein MTVLDEAPGEPTDARGRVAELHEIRAQALAGPSEKATEAQHAKGKLTSRERIELLLDPGSFNEVEQLRRHRATGFGLEAKKPYTDGVITGWGTVEGRTVFVYAHDFRIFGGALGEAHATKIHKIMDMAIAAGAPLVSLNDGAGARIQEGVSALAGYGGIFQRNTRASGVIPQISVMLGPCAGGAAYSPALTDFVFMVRETSQMFITGPDVVKAVTGEEITQNGLGGADVHAETSGVAHFAYDDEETCISEVRYLLSMLPQNNRENPPRVEVSDAADRRSDVLLDLVPADGNRPYDMAKVIEEIVDDGDYLEVHERWARNIICALGRLDGQVVGIVANQPQSLAGVLDIEASEKAARFVQMCDAFNIPIITLLDVPGFLPGVDQEHGGIIRHGAKLLYAYCNATVPRISLILRKAYGGAYIVMDSQSIGADLTYAWPTNEIAVMGAEGAANVIFRRQIAEAEDPEAMRVRMVKEYKAELMHPYYAAERGLVDDVIDPADTRAVLIRSLAMLHTKHADLPSRKHGNPPQ; encoded by the coding sequence ATGACCGTTTTGGATGAGGCACCGGGTGAGCCGACGGACGCGCGCGGGCGAGTGGCCGAGCTGCACGAGATTCGTGCCCAGGCGTTGGCCGGTCCGAGCGAGAAGGCGACCGAGGCGCAGCATGCCAAGGGCAAGCTGACCTCCCGGGAGCGCATCGAGCTGCTGCTGGACCCGGGTTCCTTCAACGAGGTCGAGCAGTTGCGCCGGCACCGGGCCACCGGGTTCGGTCTGGAGGCCAAGAAGCCGTACACCGACGGTGTGATCACCGGCTGGGGCACGGTGGAGGGCCGCACGGTCTTCGTCTACGCCCATGACTTCCGCATCTTCGGCGGCGCCCTCGGTGAGGCCCACGCCACGAAGATCCACAAGATCATGGACATGGCCATCGCGGCCGGGGCCCCGCTGGTGTCGCTGAACGACGGCGCGGGCGCCCGTATCCAGGAGGGTGTCTCCGCGCTCGCCGGGTACGGCGGCATCTTCCAGCGCAACACCAGGGCGTCCGGTGTCATCCCGCAGATCAGCGTGATGCTCGGCCCCTGCGCGGGCGGCGCGGCCTACAGCCCCGCCCTCACGGACTTCGTCTTCATGGTCCGCGAGACGTCCCAGATGTTCATCACCGGCCCGGACGTCGTCAAGGCGGTCACCGGCGAGGAGATCACCCAGAACGGCCTCGGCGGCGCGGACGTGCACGCCGAGACGAGCGGCGTGGCCCACTTCGCGTACGACGACGAGGAGACGTGCATCTCCGAGGTGCGCTACCTCCTGTCGATGCTCCCGCAGAACAACCGCGAGAACCCGCCGCGCGTGGAGGTCTCCGACGCGGCGGACCGCCGTAGCGACGTCCTCCTCGACCTGGTCCCGGCCGACGGCAACCGGCCCTACGACATGGCCAAGGTCATCGAGGAGATCGTCGACGACGGCGACTACCTGGAGGTCCACGAGCGCTGGGCCCGCAACATCATCTGCGCGCTGGGCCGTCTCGACGGCCAGGTCGTCGGCATCGTCGCCAACCAGCCGCAGTCCCTCGCGGGCGTGCTGGACATCGAGGCCTCGGAAAAAGCTGCACGTTTTGTCCAGATGTGCGACGCTTTTAACATTCCGATCATCACGCTGCTGGATGTCCCCGGGTTCCTCCCGGGCGTCGACCAGGAGCACGGCGGAATCATCCGCCACGGCGCGAAGCTGCTCTACGCCTACTGCAACGCGACCGTTCCCCGGATCTCCCTGATCCTGCGCAAGGCGTACGGAGGTGCCTACATCGTCATGGACAGCCAGTCCATCGGCGCGGACCTCACCTACGCGTGGCCGACCAACGAGATCGCGGTGATGGGCGCCGAGGGTGCCGCCAACGTCATCTTCCGGCGGCAGATCGCCGAGGCCGAGGACCCCGAGGCGATGCGGGTCCGGATGGTCAAGGAGTACAAGGCCGAGCTGATGCACCCGTACTACGCGGCCGAGCGCGGCCTCGTGGACGACGTGATCGACCCCGCGGACACCCGCGCGGTCCTCATCCGCTCCCTCGCGATGCTCCATACCAAGCACGCGGACCTGCCGTCCCGCAAGCACGGCAACCCGCCGCAGTAA